The following are encoded in a window of Clostridium thermarum genomic DNA:
- the rnc gene encoding ribonuclease III, giving the protein MDLDYLLLDELEKKLGVSFKNKAFLNTAITHSSFANQKKDVKYNERLEFLGDSVLQLTITEHLFKNYKNKSEGELTKIRSLVVCENSLYEIAKDWDLGRYIYMSKGEEMTGGRTRISILADCVEAIIAAIYLDKGFNFTKSYILKNFNEIIQRAIRNEITLDYKTKLQEILQKNGEISIQYDLTKHEGPPHRRQFFVNVIVNNKFMGEGVGYSKKEAEQFAAKSALNRLEEKFE; this is encoded by the coding sequence ATGGATTTGGATTATCTTCTCTTAGATGAACTAGAGAAAAAACTGGGAGTAAGTTTTAAGAATAAAGCATTTCTAAATACTGCAATTACCCATAGTTCCTTCGCAAATCAAAAGAAAGACGTAAAGTATAACGAACGATTGGAATTTTTAGGTGACTCAGTGTTGCAGCTTACCATAACTGAGCATTTATTTAAAAATTATAAAAATAAAAGCGAAGGCGAACTAACCAAGATTAGGTCTCTTGTAGTTTGTGAAAATTCTCTTTACGAAATTGCTAAAGACTGGGATTTAGGTCGATATATATATATGAGCAAAGGTGAAGAAATGACAGGCGGCAGGACCAGAATCTCAATATTGGCAGATTGTGTTGAAGCAATAATTGCGGCCATATATCTGGATAAGGGGTTCAACTTCACAAAGTCCTATATACTTAAAAATTTCAACGAAATTATTCAGCGGGCTATAAGGAATGAAATAACACTAGACTATAAAACTAAGCTCCAAGAAATTCTGCAAAAGAATGGAGAGATATCTATTCAATATGATTTGACTAAACACGAAGGACCGCCGCATAGAAGACAATTTTTTGTTAACGTCATAGTCAACAATAAATTTATGGGTGAGGGAGTTGGATACAGCAAAAAAGAAGCTGAACAATTTGCTGCAAAGTCCGCACTCAATAGATTGGAGGAAAAATTTGAGTAA
- a CDS encoding elongator complex protein 3, whose product MSKRHYIIPLFVPHEGCPHNCVFCNQNSITGYQEKVTASTVHQTVQEYFKTIDGNDNIVEISFFGGTFTAIPVDKQIELLSAAKHYKDKGLINFIRLSTRPDYIDDEILTRLKHYSVDIIELGLQSMDNDVLRMSGRGHNRADTINASIKIKEYGFILGHQIMLGLPGDNIKKDLETAYASIALKPDLCRIYPALVLKNTPMELMYNRGSYKPYSLQEAIEIAKKLYCIYTYHGVNIIRVGLQATDNITEGRDIITGPYHPAFRELVEGSLICDMIRDEIQNFTEPIKLFINSRYISRLYANKKMLFYDMKRHITTDNLNVFIDDSLENGLIRFEYEGRCWIVSIFDYISKNVKAGKS is encoded by the coding sequence TTGAGTAAACGACATTACATCATACCCTTATTTGTACCACATGAAGGCTGCCCTCATAACTGTGTTTTTTGCAATCAAAACTCAATAACTGGATATCAAGAAAAGGTTACTGCCAGCACAGTACATCAAACAGTGCAGGAATATTTTAAAACAATTGACGGAAATGACAACATAGTTGAAATATCTTTCTTTGGAGGAACTTTTACTGCTATTCCTGTGGATAAGCAGATAGAGCTTCTTTCAGCAGCAAAGCATTATAAGGATAAAGGTTTAATTAACTTCATTAGGCTCTCAACTCGTCCTGATTATATAGATGATGAAATATTGACCAGATTAAAACATTATTCAGTAGATATAATTGAACTTGGTCTTCAGTCTATGGATAATGATGTTCTTAGAATGTCTGGAAGAGGCCACAATCGTGCTGACACCATTAATGCTTCCATTAAAATTAAAGAATATGGATTTATTCTTGGCCATCAAATTATGTTAGGTTTGCCGGGAGATAACATCAAAAAGGATCTTGAAACTGCTTATGCCAGCATAGCACTTAAACCTGATTTATGCAGAATATATCCAGCTTTAGTGCTTAAGAATACACCAATGGAGCTTATGTATAATAGGGGCAGTTACAAACCATACTCCCTTCAAGAAGCAATAGAAATTGCGAAAAAACTGTATTGTATCTACACGTATCACGGAGTAAATATTATCAGAGTGGGTCTACAGGCTACAGACAATATAACTGAAGGAAGAGATATTATTACCGGCCCCTATCATCCTGCGTTCAGAGAACTTGTAGAAGGAAGTTTAATATGTGATATGATCCGTGATGAGATACAAAATTTCACGGAACCAATAAAATTATTTATTAATTCCAGATATATCTCTCGATTATATGCTAATAAAAAGATGTTGTTTTACGACATGAAAAGACATATAACTACCGATAATTTAAATGTTTTCATAGATGATTCTTTGGAGAATGGGCTTATAAGATTTGAGTATGAAGGTAGATGTTGGATTGTGTCGATATTTGATTATATTTCTAAAAATGTTAAAGCAGGAAAATCTTAA
- a CDS encoding stage V sporulation protein S has translation MEVLKVSAQSQPKSVAGALAAVLRENSAAEVQAVGAGAVNQAVKAIAITRGFVAPNGIDLVVVPAFSEITIEGEERTAIKFIVEPR, from the coding sequence ATGGAAGTATTAAAGGTATCAGCACAATCTCAACCAAAATCTGTTGCAGGCGCATTAGCTGCGGTTTTAAGAGAGAATTCTGCTGCTGAAGTGCAAGCTGTAGGTGCTGGAGCAGTTAATCAAGCTGTAAAAGCTATTGCAATTACCAGAGGTTTTGTTGCTCCAAACGGTATTGACTTAGTAGTAGTACCGGCCTTCTCAGAAATAACTATCGAAGGAGAAGAAAGGACTGCAATTAAGTTTATTGTTGAACCTAGATAA
- the smc gene encoding chromosome segregation protein SMC — protein MFLKSLEIRGFKSFADKTELKFKNGVTAVVGPNGSGKSNISDAVRWVLGEQSIKTLRGGKMEDVIFAGTMFRKPVGLAQVAITLDNSDYELPIEYSDVTISRRLYRSGESEYYINNTLCRLKDIHELFMDTGIGKEGYSIIGQGKIEAILSGRPEDRRNLIEEAAGIVKFKSRKEEAEKKLENTEQNLVRINDILSTYEERLEPLRIEHEKAKQFLELSKQLTEQEVALIIHYIQKNEEKIKEFSEAVNKIDIEIEKFTAKKEEIKGVLDVLNKELEEHEQQSLSDKERYYNSLNVKQSILSNNQVLAERIANLKDNISKYEKEIEELDGKILAQNALKTKLDEELGKCQQDKFKTDEEIKVLEDYLEDISRKVGEHEQTLAENNDDLFEVIRKITEFKNELNSARINHDNLSKRQEQLKTQYENYKASLAINTTTAAALEEEKNKIYSSIEEHQNNIKEYKKQISALVKEVADLEKIYKDATVSYNKLEANHSALLNLEKHYEGYNRAVKTLMLNIENGKVPEAKDKAYVLGNVIKVPDNLVEAIEVALGGAVSDIITEDDDIAKLLINHLKVHNLGRATFLPLNIITGKKLNLGNDTVSLKGFIGIASDLVEFDKRFTSAVNYVLGRTIICENMDNALIIAKKTSYSFKIVTLSGDVVNPGGSLTGGSQQNKTSNIFGRKREIKDLESKMEEEKANIQSVSGDLSALKTRVSNLDNNIMNERDQIHYKEIEITKIQGKITAIAEESDKLKQNAKLSVQEIQSMEDKVQEYSGSISSIEEQIKQAEVKEAEYRKHIDTLQAELEEKKAEMEEKKENFIKLKINKAQNDEVVNNKIKELERIAKEIEGNYKRKEELCLEISKSEAGIHESQRNIDENNIKISDLILEVEAFEERFREYEVIKIDKKENIKKMTQEHENTKESISAKEAEKHKLEMSMTKYELDRSNMLSKLNDEYNLTLAEAQRYKKIIENPDIIKKEVTTLKSSISQLGVVNVGSIEEYEKLQEKYSFMNSQKEDLINAKAELLGVINEMTAKMKEVFNENFNKLRVNFNETFRELFKGGSADLILGEGDELTAAIDINVQPPGKKLQNINLMSGGEKGLSAIALLFAILKMKPTPFCILDEIEAALDDANVARYAEFLKTFSEKIQFIVITHRKGTMEASDVLYGVTMEEKGVSKIVSVDLSK, from the coding sequence ATGTTTCTTAAATCACTGGAGATTAGAGGATTTAAGTCCTTTGCAGATAAAACAGAATTAAAATTTAAAAATGGTGTAACTGCGGTAGTCGGTCCAAACGGAAGCGGCAAAAGTAATATTTCCGATGCTGTGAGATGGGTACTAGGTGAACAAAGTATTAAGACACTTCGTGGCGGCAAAATGGAAGATGTCATCTTTGCAGGAACTATGTTCAGAAAACCTGTTGGACTAGCACAAGTAGCAATTACCCTAGATAATAGTGATTATGAGTTGCCCATAGAGTATTCTGATGTTACAATTTCTAGAAGGCTATATAGATCTGGTGAAAGTGAATACTATATCAATAATACTCTTTGCAGATTAAAGGATATTCATGAATTGTTTATGGATACCGGTATAGGCAAAGAAGGCTATTCAATAATTGGGCAGGGTAAGATAGAAGCTATCCTCAGCGGACGTCCTGAGGATAGAAGAAATCTCATAGAGGAAGCTGCAGGTATTGTAAAGTTTAAAAGCAGAAAAGAGGAAGCGGAAAAGAAATTAGAAAATACTGAGCAAAATCTCGTGAGAATAAATGATATTCTGTCCACTTATGAGGAGAGACTTGAACCCTTACGAATTGAACATGAAAAAGCAAAGCAATTTTTAGAATTGTCGAAGCAGTTAACAGAGCAGGAAGTGGCTTTAATAATTCATTATATACAAAAAAATGAAGAAAAAATTAAGGAGTTTTCTGAAGCTGTCAATAAAATTGATATTGAAATTGAAAAGTTTACTGCTAAAAAAGAAGAGATAAAAGGTGTATTGGATGTTCTGAATAAAGAGTTAGAGGAACATGAACAGCAGAGCTTAAGTGATAAGGAGCGATATTATAACAGTCTAAATGTAAAGCAAAGTATATTATCTAATAATCAGGTGCTTGCAGAAAGAATTGCAAACCTAAAAGATAATATTTCTAAATATGAAAAAGAGATTGAAGAACTGGATGGAAAGATATTAGCTCAGAATGCTCTAAAAACTAAACTGGATGAAGAATTGGGTAAATGTCAACAGGACAAGTTTAAAACTGATGAAGAAATAAAAGTCTTAGAAGATTATCTGGAAGATATCAGCCGCAAGGTAGGGGAACATGAGCAAACTCTTGCAGAGAACAACGATGACTTGTTTGAAGTGATAAGAAAAATAACAGAATTTAAAAATGAACTTAATTCTGCAAGGATAAATCATGATAACCTTTCTAAACGACAAGAACAGCTTAAGACTCAATATGAAAACTATAAGGCTTCATTAGCTATTAATACCACCACAGCAGCAGCTTTGGAGGAAGAGAAAAATAAAATTTACAGCAGTATAGAGGAACATCAAAATAATATAAAAGAATATAAAAAGCAAATCTCCGCTTTGGTGAAGGAAGTAGCAGACCTAGAGAAAATCTATAAGGATGCTACAGTAAGTTACAATAAGTTAGAGGCAAATCACAGTGCTCTATTAAATCTAGAGAAACATTATGAAGGTTATAATAGGGCTGTAAAGACCCTCATGCTGAATATAGAAAATGGTAAGGTTCCAGAGGCTAAGGATAAGGCCTATGTATTAGGTAATGTTATAAAGGTTCCGGATAATCTTGTAGAGGCCATCGAAGTTGCCCTTGGAGGAGCTGTATCCGATATTATAACTGAAGATGATGATATAGCAAAGCTTTTAATTAATCATTTAAAAGTCCATAATCTTGGTCGAGCTACCTTCCTTCCTTTAAACATAATCACTGGTAAGAAGTTAAATCTGGGAAATGACACAGTGAGCCTTAAAGGTTTTATTGGAATAGCCAGTGACTTAGTGGAATTTGACAAAAGATTTACTTCAGCAGTGAACTATGTTTTAGGCAGAACTATAATTTGTGAAAATATGGATAATGCCCTGATCATTGCTAAAAAGACTTCTTATAGTTTCAAAATTGTAACCTTGTCCGGAGATGTAGTCAATCCGGGAGGTTCTTTGACAGGTGGAAGTCAACAAAATAAGACCTCAAATATTTTTGGTAGAAAACGTGAAATTAAGGATTTAGAAAGCAAGATGGAGGAGGAGAAGGCAAATATTCAAAGCGTCAGTGGAGACCTTTCTGCATTAAAAACAAGGGTAAGCAACTTAGACAACAATATAATGAATGAAAGGGATCAAATTCACTATAAAGAAATAGAAATTACAAAGATACAAGGTAAGATAACTGCTATTGCTGAAGAATCAGATAAGTTAAAACAAAATGCAAAGCTGTCTGTTCAAGAAATTCAGTCTATGGAAGATAAAGTCCAGGAGTATAGTGGAAGCATTTCTAGCATCGAAGAACAGATAAAACAGGCTGAAGTAAAAGAAGCGGAGTATAGAAAGCATATAGATACACTACAAGCAGAATTAGAAGAGAAAAAGGCGGAAATGGAGGAGAAAAAGGAAAACTTCATTAAGCTAAAAATAAACAAGGCTCAAAATGATGAAGTAGTAAATAACAAAATAAAGGAACTGGAGAGAATTGCCAAAGAAATTGAGGGCAATTACAAGAGAAAAGAAGAACTTTGTCTGGAAATAAGTAAATCGGAAGCTGGCATTCATGAAAGTCAGCGTAATATTGATGAAAACAACATCAAAATCAGTGACTTAATTCTAGAAGTTGAGGCTTTTGAAGAAAGATTCCGTGAATATGAAGTAATAAAAATAGATAAAAAAGAAAACATTAAAAAAATGACTCAGGAGCATGAAAATACAAAGGAAAGCATTTCTGCCAAGGAAGCAGAAAAGCATAAGTTAGAGATGAGTATGACAAAATATGAGTTGGATAGGTCAAATATGCTGTCTAAACTTAATGATGAGTATAACCTCACTTTGGCAGAAGCTCAAAGATACAAAAAGATCATAGAAAATCCTGATATTATAAAAAAAGAAGTTACAACATTAAAGTCAAGCATCTCTCAATTAGGGGTAGTAAATGTAGGCTCTATAGAGGAGTATGAAAAGCTGCAAGAAAAGTATTCCTTTATGAACAGTCAGAAAGAGGACCTTATTAATGCAAAAGCTGAGCTGCTTGGCGTAATAAATGAGATGACAGCAAAAATGAAGGAAGTCTTTAATGAGAACTTCAACAAACTAAGGGTAAATTTCAATGAAACCTTTAGAGAATTGTTTAAAGGAGGAAGTGCGGACTTAATTTTAGGTGAAGGAGACGAACTCACAGCCGCTATAGATATTAATGTTCAGCCTCCTGGTAAGAAGCTGCAAAATATAAACCTTATGTCCGGTGGAGAGAAGGGTTTATCAGCCATTGCCCTTTTGTTTGCCATATTGAAAATGAAGCCTACGCCTTTCTGCATTTTAGATGAGATAGAAGCTGCTTTAGATGATGCCAATGTTGCCAGATATGCGGAATTTTTAAAGACTTTTTCAGAGAAGATACAATTCATAGTTATTACCCACAGAAAGGGTACAATGGAAGCCAGTGATGTACTTTATGGGGTAACTATGGAGGAAAAGGGTGTATCAAAAATAGTTTCTGTAGATTTATCAAAATAA